From Magnetococcales bacterium, a single genomic window includes:
- a CDS encoding Rpn family recombination-promoting nuclease/putative transposase: MTDHDGIYHELYSNPHMMADLLRQFVTEPWIQNLDLAKMEPVKTKFHVPGLPKRTSDVIWRIPARSESDVYLLVLLEFQSKSDQWMVLRVVVYMCLLWLQLLHEKRIPAQGPLPPLFPVVLYNGDTPWLTPVSLRDLIGLPNDSPLWKYQPDAKFFLIDENRFPIEDLQQRDSLSALVFLVEQCRSPDDLPTLTETIIKWLEFHPEFAELRQSLATMILNAMNVLSGDTSLSTDHPIDLLKVPTMLQTRMEAWRDAKLKEYTQFGWMDGVQIGELRGLHEGEKKGRQKERASALLRILNRRFPNLPAWVEPKILAADLQTLDVWMDRALDTDSLQCVFDDTMANEILLL; encoded by the coding sequence ATGACCGACCATGATGGCATCTATCATGAACTCTATTCAAATCCACACATGATGGCTGATCTGCTGCGGCAGTTTGTAACAGAACCGTGGATTCAGAATCTTGATTTGGCCAAAATGGAACCGGTCAAAACCAAATTTCACGTTCCTGGACTACCCAAACGAACCAGCGATGTGATCTGGCGGATTCCTGCCCGGTCGGAATCCGATGTCTACTTGCTCGTCTTGTTGGAGTTCCAGTCCAAATCAGACCAATGGATGGTCTTGAGGGTGGTCGTCTATATGTGCTTGTTGTGGCTGCAATTGCTGCACGAAAAACGCATTCCGGCCCAGGGACCACTTCCGCCGCTTTTCCCGGTAGTCCTCTACAACGGCGATACTCCCTGGCTGACACCCGTAAGTTTGCGGGATTTGATTGGCTTGCCAAATGATTCGCCACTTTGGAAATATCAACCGGATGCCAAGTTTTTCCTGATAGACGAAAACCGTTTTCCAATCGAGGATTTGCAACAGCGCGATTCATTGTCGGCATTGGTGTTCCTGGTTGAACAGTGCCGTTCCCCGGATGACTTGCCAACATTGACCGAAACCATCATAAAATGGCTCGAATTCCATCCGGAATTTGCCGAGTTGCGCCAATCCCTGGCCACCATGATCCTGAACGCCATGAATGTTCTGAGTGGCGACACTTCGTTGTCAACTGATCACCCAATTGATTTACTGAAGGTGCCGACCATGTTACAAACCAGAATGGAAGCCTGGAGAGATGCAAAATTAAAAGAGTACACTCAATTCGGCTGGATGGATGGTGTTCAGATCGGCGAGCTTAGAGGTCTCCATGAAGGTGAAAAAAAAGGCCGCCAAAAAGAAAGAGCCAGTGCCCTATTGCGCATCCTCAATCGTCGTTTTCCCAACCTGCCTGCCTGGGTCGAGCCAAAAATCCTCGCCGCCGACCTCCAGACCCTGGATGTTTGGATGGACCGGGCGTTGGACACCGACTCGTTGCAATGTGTTTTTGATGACACAATGGCCAATGAAATATTGTTATTATAA
- a CDS encoding SDR family NAD(P)-dependent oxidoreductase, protein MENTSLQQNHLDVPRNVLITGCASGIGRAVALGLKQRGHRVFATVRNPKDVEALEAERIETHHLDLRDAESMDATLDWVLTRTGGTLDALFNNGAYAQIGAVEDLPVAALREQFETNLFGTHELTRRVIPIMRRQGFGRIIQNSSVLGFVAMPYRGAYVASKFALEGLTHALRLELQGSGIHVALIQPGPILSRFRLNSLPYFERYIDLAASPHREVYQGVAERLRTDGAVTRFTKPPEAIIKHVAHALESPNPKACYPVTFPTHLFGWLLRILSRRAMDRILRMANKA, encoded by the coding sequence ATGGAAAACACCTCATTACAACAAAATCATCTGGATGTCCCCAGAAATGTGTTGATCACCGGTTGTGCCTCGGGTATCGGGCGGGCGGTGGCGTTGGGATTGAAGCAGAGAGGACATCGGGTTTTTGCCACGGTACGTAACCCGAAAGACGTGGAGGCCCTTGAAGCGGAACGCATCGAAACCCACCACCTGGACCTGCGCGATGCGGAATCCATGGATGCCACCCTGGATTGGGTGCTGACCCGGACCGGCGGAACCCTGGATGCCCTCTTCAACAATGGTGCCTATGCCCAGATCGGGGCTGTGGAAGACCTGCCGGTTGCGGCCTTGCGGGAACAGTTTGAGACCAACCTCTTCGGTACCCACGAACTGACCCGTCGGGTCATCCCCATCATGCGGCGACAGGGATTCGGGCGCATCATCCAGAACAGTTCGGTGCTGGGGTTTGTCGCCATGCCCTACCGGGGGGCCTATGTGGCGAGCAAATTTGCCCTGGAGGGATTGACCCATGCCTTGCGTCTGGAATTGCAGGGAAGCGGCATTCATGTCGCCCTGATCCAACCGGGTCCCATTCTCAGCCGGTTTCGTTTGAATTCTTTGCCATATTTTGAGCGTTATATCGACTTGGCGGCATCCCCCCACCGGGAGGTTTACCAGGGGGTGGCTGAGCGCTTGCGCACCGATGGGGCGGTCACGCGCTTTACCAAACCCCCGGAAGCCATCATCAAACATGTGGCCCATGCCCTGGAAAGTCCCAACCCCAAGGCCTGTTATCCGGTCACCTTTCCCACCCACCTTTTCGGCTGGTTGCTCCGGATCCTCTCCCGTCGCGCTATGGATCGAATATTGCGCATGGCGAATAAAGCCTGA
- a CDS encoding nucleotide pyrophosphohydrolase — translation MERLRLLLRKFAREREWDQFHTPKNLAISLGIESAEVMELFQWLTPEESQTLSATKQDALADEIGDVMIYLVMLADKFQMDPLAAALAKVEKNNAKYPAAKVRGQARKYSEYSSSK, via the coding sequence ATGGAGCGTTTGCGGCTTCTGCTGCGCAAGTTTGCCCGGGAACGGGAGTGGGACCAGTTTCATACCCCAAAAAATCTGGCCATCTCCCTGGGCATTGAAAGTGCCGAAGTGATGGAACTGTTTCAGTGGTTGACCCCCGAGGAGAGTCAAACCCTTTCCGCCACCAAACAAGACGCCCTGGCCGACGAGATTGGCGATGTCATGATCTACCTCGTCATGCTTGCCGACAAGTTTCAAATGGACCCCCTGGCCGCAGCCCTGGCCAAGGTGGAAAAAAACAATGCCAAGTACCCGGCTGCCAAGGTGCGGGGTCAGGCCCGCAAATACAGCGAATACAGCAGCAGCAAGTGA